The sequence TGGCGAAATCGCCAGTGTCGACCTCGGTGAGGATGCCGTGTGTGACCAGGCGTTTCAACTTGGCTCGGGTGCCTTCAATGTTCTTCGGCAGCAGTTTATGGTCGAGGGCTTCGCAGACGTCTTTGGCCCGCAGCGGTCCGGTCGCCTCGTTGAAGACGGCGAGGATACGAGAGTAGTCAGGGTGCTCGGGCAGGTCCGGTGGGACGGCCGGAAGTCGGTCGGCAAGGCCCGTGACGGTCTTCCGGGTGATCGCGAGGTGCTCGAGGTGCGTATCGGCCTGCCGCAGCCGGGTCTGCAGTTCGCCGATCTGTGTGCGGACGTCGTTGGCCTGGGCCCGGGCGGCATCCTCCTGGATGTCCAGCGCGTCGAGCAGGGGCTGGATGTTCATGCGGTCACCGCCTGCGGTTCGCGCCGGTGAGGCGGCGGATCATGACGTGGGGCATCGCCCCATAGACGCGGGAGGCGGACGACGAAGGGCGGTGCACGTAGTCGCGGACCAGACGCCGGTGCGGTATCAAGATCCCGTAGGTCTGCTCGACCCTCCACCGCTTCGGCTGCGGCACGAACCCCTTGTCCTGAGGGTTGCGTTCAACGATCTCGACGTCGATGCCCAGGTTGGCGCCGTGCAGGACCACCTGGTTCTTGAAGCCCTGGTCAACCAGCGCCTTGCGGACGGTGTCGCCGGCGTGTTCGGCGACCTGGCCAAGCAGGACGATGCCCGCGGTGTTGTCGTGCGTGTTCGCGGCGAGGACGACGACCGCGATGACCAGGCCGAGGACGTCCACGGCCAGTCCGCGCTTGCGGCCCGACACCCGCTTGGCCGGATCCCGACCGGTCGTGGCGGCGGGGACCCCGGCGGCCGCGTGAACGCTCTGGGTGTCCAGCACCACCAGCGTCGGGTCCTCTAATCGGCGGGCCCGCTCACGGACCTGGCAGCGCAGGAGCTCATGGATGATCTGGTCGGTCCCGTCGTCCCGCCAGGTGCCGAAGTAGTAGTACGTCGCACTCTTCTGGGGAAGATCGCGCGGGAGATAGGCTCACTGGCAGCCGGTCCGCCCCTGATGGAGCATCGCGTTAACGATCTCTCGCATCTCGTAGGCGCCCTGATGGCCACTGACCGAACGGTGCTGGTCCTTCCACGCAGTGATCACCGGCTCGATCAACGACCACTGCTCGTCCGATAAGTCACTCGGATACGGCTTGCGTTCACTCACCCCACCACCCCAACAGACCGCAGGCGGCGGACCAGTGGATTCCGCTCACACGAGCTCGGTCGTGCTGGTCAGCCAATCAGCAGGCTCGGCAGCGATCAAGATTGGCATGAGGAGCGCCAGGTTCATGGCCCACAAGCCCGACCACCCAGGGGCCCACTTGACTCCTTAGCCCCCTGAGATGTCTTTGAGGGCTCGCATGTTGACGGAGTCGATCACGCGCCTCGACCATTCCAGCTCCCCGCGGGCGCCGAGCTCGTCCAGCACCAGGCGGTGGAGCTTCGCCCACACCCGCGCCGCGGTCTACTTGGAGAAGCGCCGGTGGACGGTCTGCCATGAGGCACCGAAGACTGGCGGCAGCTGCCGCCAGGTGCACCCTGACGTGGCGACGAAGATGCTCGCGGCGAGCACCGCGCGATCGTCGACCCGTCGACGACCGCCGCCTTGCGGCCTCGTGGGGATCTGTGGTCTCACAGCCCGGAACAAATCCCACAGTCCCTCCGGCACCAGCCCCTCAACGAAGGCCATCGAGTACCGTCCCCTCCCTCGGTGCCGGAGTCACCGAGCTGTCCGTGGCCTTCCAGGGAGACCCGAATCGCGCCAGGTAGTGCCACACCTTCTTGATCGCCTGGGAGTCATAGACGCCGGCACGTGCAGCATCTCCCACGATCCCGGGATCGAGCACGCCGTCGACCGCGATCTGCGAGCCCAAGTCGACGTATTCCTGACCGCGGTAGCCGGGATGACGGCGGAGTTCTTCAACCCCGAGTCGGAAGCCGGGGTGCCACTCCACCGGGCAGCCAAGACGCAGAGCCGCGTCCTCGACCGCCGTGCCTCGGTAGCAGGGGTCCAGGACCAGCGCCTCCACTGCGCATTGCAAGCGGACCGACCCGTGCACCTGCGCCTCGATGTAGTCGTCCAGCTCGTCCTGACGATCGGCGAGGGTAAGGTCGAGGAGCCCCATACGGGCCGCGACACCGAAATCCGACGGTTCGAGGAAACTGTCCGGGTAGCAGAACGTGGTCCGCGTCAGCGTCTGGGCCGTCAGCCGGAAGTGGGCCGAGCCGAATCGCGGCGCCCCACCGACCGGCTTGCGACGGAAGTTCAACGCCCCGTAGACGGGGCGCTCATGAGCAGGTGCTTCGTCGTACGCCCCGGCGAAGATCCGGCTCTCCCAGCGCCATCGGTCGCCGCCGGGATGCGCGGTCAGGCCACCGTTGCTGGTCCCAGTGACGAACTGCGAGTGGTAGACGCCGCCCTCGGCCATAGCATCCAGGATCGGCTTGCCGTGCAGCAGACGGTCCGGGTGGAAGTTGAGGGTCACCCGCAATGTCGGGTCCATCGGAGGGCCTGACGCCAGCTCCGTGACATGCCGAAGGGCCCGTTCCTGCGGTGTCTGGGAGGTTGCAGAGCTCATCAGCACAGTGTTCCCCACCCTGATCAACCGGTGCACGCCGATTGTCCACCGACAGCCCGTTCCCCCGTGACGGAGTGTTGATTGATCAACAATCGGGACGATCTCTAACTGACCGATCCGGAATGAGGCTGTTACGGCCGAGGCAGTGATGTGGAGCGCGCTACGCGAAATCCCACGTCGTCGATCCGGAAGGTCGGGTGGCTGCGCCGCCGCACCGACGCCCGGCAGCTCCAGTGCTCGTCGGCCCATCCACCACCACGGAGCACCCGGTAGGCCCCATACACCTCGGCGTCGTAGACGTCCCAGCACCAGTCCCACACATTGCCCAGCATGTCGTACAGGCCCCATGCGTTGGGCTGCTTGCCGCCGACAGAGTGGACCCGCCCATCGGAATTGCCCTGGTACCAGGCGACCTCGTCGAGCTGGCCGTACCGCGGGCCAGCAGTACCCGCACGGCAGGCGTGCTCCCATTCGGCCTCGGTCGGCAACCGGTACCCGCCTGCGGAGGTGTCCCATTCGGCCGTCTCGGCGTCGACGCACAGGTGATACGCGGGCGTCAGCCCCTCGCGTCGGGACAAGGCGTTACAGAACTGGACCGCTTCCCACCACGAAACACCCTCAATCGGCAGCCGCTCGCCTTGGGTGCTACTCGGCCGTCGGCCTGTGACTCGTGCGTACCAGGACTGCGTGACCGGGAACGCCGACATCTGAAACGGCGCGACCTCGACCGGCCAACTGCTCTGCGTCCGCCGGACCGACAGCCTCACCTGTCCCGACGGAACCGCAACCATCTCGTTTCCTGCCCCCGCGTCCACAACAGCCCACCCTACCGGCGTCTTCCCACCGCTCTGCCGATCTCTCCGATCAGCGGTGGGGCTATTGCAATGGGCCTGGCAGAGCTTGTTGATGACACCCACCCGACCGCATCTCACCGAGTCGCGTGCGACCTGGCAAAGAGCCGGGTCGCTGCCGCGCGGCCGGTCGGACGGGGAGTACTGGGCGTCGAATTCCTCCCAGGTCAGCCCACTCTCTTCGCGGCCTCGCGTGCAGCCACGGCAGCGGGCACGGGAACCGAGCATGGCTCGGCATCGGGGGGTGCGGCAGCTCCAAACCGAGGTACGGGGGCTGTCCAGATTTCCGGTGAACAGCCACCACTGATGACCCCATTCGCCCGGTCGCCATCCCGGATCGACGTGATCACCAAGCCACTTCTGCCAACCCACCCAGTCGACGGCGAACGGCGCAACAGCCTCTTGAACAGGGACGCCAGCCGCCGTCATCGGGCACCTGCCGTATCACGTTCGACGGCTTCGCGCCGCTCGCGGTCAGTGGTGCGCAAGTAGGGCTTGAGCGACCCGGGCCACTCGTGCCGAGCAGTTTCTGGACGACATCCCGGGGAACCCCTGCCCTGATCCACTCGTTTGCCGCGGTGTGACGGAGCATGTGCGGTCGCGCCACGATCTGGGCCCACTTCGCCAGGCGGTCGAAGAGCTGCTTCGCGTTCGGGTAGCTCATCGCCCGTCCCAGCGGCGCACGGAACAGGTTCACGAACACCATGTCGCTATCGGCCGCCTCCTGTACTGCCTCACGTTCCCACTCGTAGTCCCGGTAGTAGCCGGCGACATCTGTGGTCACCGGGATCGTGCGGGACTTCCGGGACTTCGCCAGCGCGCTGTTCGCGTTGTCCCGCCGCCGGTGAACATGCACGTGAGGGCCACCGGCATGGCAGCCCAGCTGGTGTGAGTCGGCCAGGAAATGCGCATCGGCCCGTCGCATGCCCAGCGTCTCGCCGATCCGCATGCCGGTGGCCCGCATCAGCACGATCAGAAAGCGGTCGCGGGCATTCCGGGCCATCCGGATCATCAACTCGACTTGTTCTCGCGTGAAGTACTCGATGCCTGGGGCGGTCGTGGCGAACTTCAAGGTCCGCTCCGTGATGGCGCTCAACCAGCAGGTTGCCGAGCTCGACAAGCTCATCGAGGTCCGGTTTCGTGACCACCACACCTTTGAAGTGATCACCAGCATGCCTGGCCTGGGCGTCATCCTCGGCGCCGAGTTCCTCGCCGCCACCGGCGGCGACATGACCGTTTTCGGCACT is a genomic window of Streptomyces griseochromogenes containing:
- a CDS encoding tyrosine-type recombinase/integrase gives rise to the protein MKFATTAPGIEYFTREQVELMIRMARNARDRFLIVLMRATGMRIGETLGMRRADAHFLADSHQLGCHAGGPHVHVHRRRDNANSALAKSRKSRTIPVTTDVAGYYRDYEWEREAVQEAADSDMVFVNLFRAPLGRAMSYPNAKQLFDRLAKWAQIVARPHMLRHTAANEWIRAGVPRDVVQKLLGTSGPGRSSPTCAPLTASGAKPSNVIRQVPDDGGWRPCSRGCCAVRRRLGGLAEVAW
- a CDS encoding formylglycine-generating enzyme family protein, whose translation is MVAVPSGQVRLSVRRTQSSWPVEVAPFQMSAFPVTQSWYARVTGRRPSSTQGERLPIEGVSWWEAVQFCNALSRREGLTPAYHLCVDAETAEWDTSAGGYRLPTEAEWEHACRAGTAGPRYGQLDEVAWYQGNSDGRVHSVGGKQPNAWGLYDMLGNVWDWCWDVYDAEVYGAYRVLRGGGWADEHWSCRASVRRRSHPTFRIDDVGFRVARSTSLPRP
- a CDS encoding DUF3626 domain-containing protein, whose translation is MSSATSQTPQERALRHVTELASGPPMDPTLRVTLNFHPDRLLHGKPILDAMAEGGVYHSQFVTGTSNGGLTAHPGGDRWRWESRIFAGAYDEAPAHERPVYGALNFRRKPVGGAPRFGSAHFRLTAQTLTRTTFCYPDSFLEPSDFGVAARMGLLDLTLADRQDELDDYIEAQVHGSVRLQCAVEALVLDPCYRGTAVEDAALRLGCPVEWHPGFRLGVEELRRHPGYRGQEYVDLGSQIAVDGVLDPGIVGDAARAGVYDSQAIKKVWHYLARFGSPWKATDSSVTPAPREGTVLDGLR